Genomic DNA from Pleurodeles waltl isolate 20211129_DDA chromosome 1_2, aPleWal1.hap1.20221129, whole genome shotgun sequence:
taatgagGCCTTCTTGATAAAGAAAAAAATGATGTTATACTACATGGGTATGTAATTAAGTTGAACATTGAAAACACATATATAAGAAATGAGTACATATTGAACTTTGAATATAACAGGATGAGTATTTTTGTATGAAATAAAACTTTTAGTTTTTAATGTTTAAATGCTGTGATTTATTTAGAGGAATGTTCAGGCTTAGAAATAACAATGTATAGGATTTAGTCAGAGAAcaaaagagtatatggtcgggcgggtgttttgtattttttttggtttTCTCCCCCTTCTATCAGACCTTAAAGTGAGTTTTAAGGGGTCCCTGTTGTAtattgttagaaagtgggtctctagttggccatCAATTTACATCCTATctcagtagggaccctcactttaatcAGGATAAGggggatacacagctcagataacccctggtcaccctttggtagcttggcacaggcagtcaggcttatctcagaggcaatgtgcaaagtacgtgtacaaacacacagagtaacacagtgaaaacaccacaaaaacactcacaaccagtttagaaaaacagcccatatttatctgagtaaaacaagaccaaaaaaacaaacatccaacatacacaagcaaagatcaaAAATTTCaaggattaaacttcaatatagcgtttAGAAAAACAATAGCTTTGACTTAGGCACTTGCGACGtcattgatggagtcattcccaataatCCAACGCCACTCACGAGGAGGGCAGTGCaggtcacggagttgcacggaccaccaggtgcagtacctttggtaaacaaaGAAGcaagctggtgcagggagtcagggatgtgaggcgttgctggatccaGTGCGGTGTTGGTTTGTTACTACAGGGGAGATGATGTGGAACTGGGATGAGGCGTAAGTTCCTGACAATCCTGCGGGGTCGATTAATCCGGCCAGTTAAGACATGTTGGGCAACCTCATGGGGTCGCGTCAATGCACAGGGCTACAGTCACCACGGTTGagtcatggacgtcagtgacatgACACTCGGGACTCAGAGAGTCGCGGGACTCCAGTGAGGCTTCGGCAGCATCCGGCCTGTGGTGTTGAGTGGGGCCATCGCACTCCAGTGGTAACCACAGCATCGTGTTTCAAGCAGCGGTGCAGAGTCATGCAGCAGTGTCGGTTCTAGAGTTGTCCGGAGTTGGTGTGCCTGCATCTTCTTGTTTCTCActagaattcacttccaggggccagggactggattggaaccacttggcaagtcagggtcctcagcggGACTACCCAggtgctgacaggtgaagtctttgatgtccctgagacttcttaacaggaggcaagctcagtccaagcccttggagaaactttgcaagcaggatttcagaaagcaaaagtTCTGTCCCTTCCCtcttgaggcagaagcagcagccgcaggccagcacagcaaagcaacaggcagagtggctggTCCTCCTCAATCATcaagctctcctccttggcagaggttcttcttgatccagaagtaatttgaAGTTcttggggtttgggtccactacggatactcatttctgcctttgaagtaggcaaatttcaaaataTCCtgtcttgtccaggcctggccccagacacactccagggggttggagactgcattgtgtgaggacaagcacagctctttcaggtgccgGTGTCAGCGCCTCCCTCCCCACTGAAGCCCAGGaagactcaccaggatatgcagagcaaacctcagctccctttgtgtcactgtctagagggaattctcaAACCCTaactgtcagtcagacccagacGTGAATTCCACAGAGAagcagaggcgcagaatggttaagcaagaaaatgcctactttctaaaagtggccttttcaaatagacaatctaaaaaacaactctactaaatgatgtatttttaaattttgagttcagagacccctaactccacatctctatctgctcccaacggtAAACCCCACTTACAAGATATCTAAAGGCAAtttaaaggcaatcctcatgttaacctatgggagggatagaccttgcaatagtgaagactgaatttggcagtatttcactatcaggacatgtaaaacacaccagtatatgtcctaccttttaaatacactgcaccctgcacatgggctaCCTAAGCCtgctttagggatgacttacatgaagtaaaagggaaggattgggcttggtaagtggctacacttgccaggatgaattggcagtgcaatactgcacacacagacactgcactggaaggtctgagacaggtttacagggctactaatgtgggtggcacaatcagtgctgcaggcccactagcagcatttgattttctggcccgggacacacatagtgcactttgctagggacttacaagtaaaacaaatgtgccaatcatggtaaACCAATTATCAATATCTTTTAGAAATAGAGcaattgcactttaacactggttggcaAACTAGCAAAAAACAACTACAGCACATGgtgtaaaaacaggaggtcagaagcaaaaaatacaaggaaaccacaccaagagctgccaggtctaacatatactgATTACACTGTTTATATATCCTCATCTTGAGTACTGAGAGGTATAACCGGAGGAAAAAAGGAAGGCTTTGGCATCGATGTACACACCGTTTATACGTCCTCATCTAGAGTACTGAAAGGTGTAACTGGAGGAGAAATAAAGGCTCCTGTATTACTGTACACACTGTTTATATGCCCTTATCTATAGTACTGAGACATATAACTGGAGGAGAAAAGAAGGCTTTGCTATCACTGTACAGACTGTTTATACGTTCTCATCTAGAGTAGTAAGTGGTATAACTGGAGGAGAAAGGATGGCTTTGGTATCACTGTGAGTACTGAAAGGTATAACTCGAGGAGAAAGGAAGGCTCTGATATCACTGTACACACCATCTATACGTTcccatctagagcagtggttcccattttgacttctgtggacctccactttatcagtactggaaaccAGCGACCCCCACAGATTCATTatttgaatccggggaccccctaatgagtcatcactggaagccggggaccaaatatgttaatattactatttattctaagcagtcatggacccactgaggaggctttgcagaaccccagtggtccccggaccacaggttgggaaccactgatctagagtacTGAGAGGTATAACCGAAGGAGGAGAAAGGAAGGCTTTGACATCACCGTACATGCTGCCTACACATCCTCATCTGGAGTACTGAGAGGTATAACTTGAGGGGAAAGGAAGGCTTTTGTATCACTGTACTCACTGTTTATGTGTTCTCATCTAGGGTAAGGGGAGGTAGGGGAGAAAGGAAGACTATGGTATCACTGTACACACCGTTTTTACATCCTCATCTAGAGTACTGAGAAGTATAACCGGAGAAGAAAGGAAGGCTATGGTATCACTGTACACACCTTTTATACATTCTAATCTAGAGTACTGAGAGGTATAACCaaaggaggagaaatgaaagcTTTGATATCAATGTACACACCATTTAAACCTCCTAATCCAGAGTAGAAAGCAGTGTAACTGGAGGAGAAAAGAAGGCTTTGGAATCAATGTGAGTACTGAGAGGTATAGCTGGAGGAGAAAGGAAGGCTGTGGTATAATTGTACACACCATTTATACATCCTCATCTAGTGTATTGAGAGTTATAACCGGAGGAGAAAGGAAGACTATATTAATCCTGCACTGAGCAGTGTAACTAGCTGAGATATGTTTGTGAATTACCCCTAGTGTGAGACTGGAGACAAAAATCAGGTGTAAAAATGTGACACTTGATTTCATCAAAGTGATTGATGGAGCAGCATTGCATGAGGAGCAGTGTGCATGAAAATAGTAAAGGAATTTAAATAACACATTGTCACAGACCACCACCGAACAAGTGGGCGTTATAGTACTCTTTCCTGTATAGCTAAGCAGTACTCTCAAACTTTTGGGGTTTCagtatatttgtttatttaattaaagactttgggggtcattctgaccctggcggtaaaaaccgccagggccaacgaccacgggagcaccgtcaacaggctggcggtgctcccttgggcattctgaccgcagcggtacagctgcggtcagaaacggaaaaccggcggtgtaccgccggttttccgctgccctggggaatcctccatggcagcgcagcttgctgcgccgccatggggattccgacccccataccgccatcctgttcctggcggttttggccgccaggaacaggatggcggtatggggtgtcgtagggcccctgggggcccctgcagtgcccatgccaatggcatgggcactgcaggggcccccgtaagagggccccaccatgattttcagtgtctgccatgcagacactgaaaatcgcgacggtgcaactgcacccgtcgcaccccttccactccgccggctccattcggagccggcatcctcatggaagggtgtttcccgctgggctggcgggcggccttctggcggtcgcccgccagcccagcgggaaacccagaatacccgcggcggtcttttgaccgcacagcggtattctggcggtcccagccaggccgccggcttccgccgccggccggggtcagaatgaccccctttgttttgtcCAGTCTTGGTTATTCTCTCAGTTTTACGTCTGTTTTCTTCTCTGTATGTTCCTCCAGCTCCACGAAGCTTCCTCGTGGAACTGTTGTCCGGTGACCAACGAGAGAGGaggggggaaacaaaacaaagaAGCCCCTATCAGGTAagggttttttattgttttaatttttcttttttttttttttactttctttttatccttttcctTTGTGGTGCACGGGTAGTTCACGTCGTCGACAGAAAAGAAGACCAGTGGAAATAACTAACGGGTGCTGATTATGTTAGAGACACCATACAGTACTCCTTTGGTTGTGCCTATACATGAGACGGAAGGTGCTGCCCCTGAGATActggttgtttttgtttttaatagtgtCCGTTAGTAttatatattgtataactggctttgctttatgttagacttttcatccttggtgtggtctcccgtaactttttgcctctgtttcccaggttgttgatgtgtgctggactctgtttttgctgtttttgttagtctgggcactttaccactgctaaccagtgctaaagtgcaagtgctccaatacaaaatgtgtacgtaattggttcatccatgattagcatatttgatttactgttaagtccctagtacagagcactagaggtgcccagggcctgtaaatctataaatcaaatgctactagtgggcctgaagcactggttgtgccactcacattagcagctctgtaaacatgggtcaggcatgccactgcagtgtctgcagttttaaactgtaagttcaacttggcaagtgtacccacttgccgggcctaaaccttcccttttcttacatgtcagacacccctaaggtaggccctaggtagccccaagtgcagggtgcagtgaatggtttaggtaggatatatagtaatgtgttttatatctcctgatcgtgaaatactgctaaattcgtttttcactgttgcaagggctgtccctctcataggttaacatggggctacctttaaatatcattaaaatgtagattccctttgggagcagatagacatgtggagtgtgggctctctgagctcacaattttaaatgcatcttttagtaaaattgattttgagattgtgtgtttgaaaatgccacttttagagagtgagcattttcttgcttaaaccatttctgtgactctgcctgtttgtggattccctgtctgggttggtttgacagttgggctggttacacctctcactagacagtgacacaaagggagctgggggtagtctgcatttcctgatgagccatctgtgctaagagggaggggaagagtggtcacttacacctgaaagggatgtgtctgccctcatgcaatgcagtctccaaccccctggtgtgtgtctggggcctggtctgggcaaggcaggatttcacaagcaagagagactttcctttgaagtaggcctacttcaaaaggcaaaatggatataagaagggcacccaaaaccacagactttagaacacttctggaaacagaggaacctctgcctagagaagagctgagaaagaagagctgccctcttgtgactgtgctttgtggagctatcctacagttgctgcttctgcctgtgctagaggacaaagactggactttgtgtgccttccttcttgtgaagaactctccaagggcttgatttagagctcgcctcctgttgtttgaagtctcagggacagcaaagatttctctctgccagcacctggagcctctgctgagactcctactctgccaagtggtgcccatccagttcctgggaccctgaaaggagacgctggcagcccaagagtgagaaattcaCCCATTGACCGATGTGCggtgaaaagatcgacgcaactctgatccgcggctgaaaaatcgacgcaccgctggctttgcggctgaaaattgatgctcgcctgcaacgcggctggaagatcaacgcacacggctggagaaacgacgtgcagcatcgctgttGGAGGCTGGTGAAATCGAAACCCACACTGCGTGtttttttcggatcatcgtgcggtagGATTTCCAACGCaaccatcgctgggcgtgtaaaaacaacgcaaggcctgcccgaacctaagagtgcggttcgaatcgatgcatcgctcttctgcgCAGAGAAGAAACGCCTCACGCCGACTCAACTGAAGTAGAAAGGACGCACGGTCTTGTTCAttagtgatatcgacgcatcgcaagccctttttgatgcacgctcacccatgctgggttatttttgacgcacccaggtacatttccacgctaacagcgttagcgttgtgtttaaaattacatgaagaccctttttgatttttaattgataacttgacttgtgtaatgtggatttttgatgttttggtattgatttgttttgataaatattttctatttttcgaaacatgtgttgtgtcattttgtagtgttttcattaagttactgtgtgtgttagtacaaatactttacacctcgtactttaaagttaagcctgctgcttgtgccaagttaccaagcgggttagcgggggttagctgagggtgattctcttttaccctgactagagtgagggtccttgcttggacagggggtaacctgactgccagccaaagaccccatttctaacactttatctttatttttttagttaATCTTCAGTTGAACAACGCAAGCTTATTGTTAGTGCCAAAACCCTAAGTGTAAGGAACACACCCcgaaaataaacaaagaaatgaaaccaaaacaaacaaccaaatatttgttttttcccTCTACATGCGGTGCTCGGTGGTGCCCGACCTTCCTCCCCATTCCCTCCTGCCTTTCCCAATCAACTTAGTTAATGGACTGCATATGCGGTCCCGTACATGCAGGAGCCATGTTCCTCCAGGGACATGGCTGGCTTGTacgctctccctcctctctcccactgCGATTGGATCCGTCGACTCTCCTCCATCTTCTCTCCACTTCGTCTTGGGCTCCTCCTCTCCTGTCCGCTTTCCACTCCTCGGCACCCGGCTGTCCTTTCCGTCACGGTCCTCTCCTCCCGCACACCTCTCGGTCCGTCTTCTTCCTGTTATCCCCTCAGGACTCCCGCTGATGTCATCACATTGTCACGAGATCCCCGGGAATGAGTGTTGTTGAATAGCCCTGGGGGACTGCAGGACCAGCCCGACCTCTATCGTCCCCTGTGCCCTGGCACACACAGGTACAGAACTACGGaacacagtagtgaaaaagaattGGGGATGGTTAGAAACTATTTCTGTGATGTCTGCCTCAAGGATTTATGATTTTTCAGCATAGCAGCTCTTTTCCAAGCTCTTGTTTTCTGACttaaaaataaagggccagatttacaaggccttggtgcctccttgtgccacattagtgtaattttctaTGCTAACGTGGCTCAAGGAGACAATTTTCGCcacaccatatatacaaagtggcgcaatgcatgcattgtgccactttgagaccccttgcaccatattatgccgtAGTCAGGCATAGTGTgtgcaaggggggagttccggcattaggaggcccacaaaaatggcacagtgaaatgtataagatttcactgcgccatttttggcattatttttaacaccttctcagagcagccgttaaaatgatgcacccattgaaatcaatgggcctctgcactatgctacactagcatcaaaacttttgatgctagtgtagcaagcgCAATGGTAGCAtcgaaaatgttgatgctattgttctaatgacCGCTATTGTGTGCCGTACTATAAATACctcgcacacatggtgttgttaggtggggtaaaggtggtgcaagaaaagtggcgcatcagtactgatgcgccacttttttgtaaatcagcCCAAAgtttctctcatttcttttcttgtttcagATGTTCCGGAAATCTGATTAGCTAAATGCAATGTAGTAAAGGCTGTCGGACGAGTGTAATGCCTATCCCATGGTAAGTACAAAATTAATAATATGGCCTTGACTACTTTAGCTTAATAATCATGCACTAAATAAAAAATGCATCTTTGTATTTTAAGAAACACAATCTTTCTCAATGCCCTCTTTCATCCTCTACAGTAAATAAATCAtttaatataaaacaatatatgTGAATCGATTTAAGATTTGCAATTCTACCTAAACTAGGGCATATTTCAAGTACGTGTGTTTCTCTTTTTTATATACTCTTTTACCTGTTTCTACTTATGTCCAGGACTGCAAATAAAAAGAGTAATGCCGGGCATCAAACATGTTGAAGCTAAAAGAAGATGGACTATACAATAGAAAACCTTTCTTCCCAAAACCTTGATGCACATCTTTGAAATCTCAAATTTAGCCATCACAATGGGGTCCTGTCTAGAGGCAGAGCTGACTTCTCTTTATCGCCACTTAAAATCTAATTAATCCATATTGAAGCACAATGATTTCTGTTGTGTTTTAAGACGCAGGGTCATAGAGCCCTCTTTGTTCGACCACAGGGTTGTAATCATCAGCCATTGGGATATAATTTTACTGGGCAAATTGAAAGGCAACAACTCCAATCCTTGTCACTGCCTTCGCTCACCCTGCCAACAGAATCCTCCAGTCTCTGAATGAAACCCTATATTCTTGGTGAACAGAAATGGGTTTCAAGGCACAGAGAGGGTTAATATGTGGTATGCTCATATTCTGAGCAGCAAAGACTGGCGCTCATCACAGCACCACCAGCCACTAAAGCACAGCAGATCCTGCTGCGATTCAGCTCGACAGAAGAACCTGGGCCGCTCAGAGACACTTCCTGACCATGGCTCTGGCCAAACGAACTATGGCACAGTTAGGTGGAGTGGTGCTAGCACTGATCGGGTGGGTAATAACCTGTGTCACCACTTACGTCCCACTATGGAAGAACCTTAACTTGGAACTGAATGAACTTGAGTTCTGGACTATGGGACTCTGGCAGGTCTGTGTGGTCCAAGAGGAGGTTGGGATGGAGTGTAAGGATTACGACTCGTTCTTGGCATTGCCTTTTGACCTTCGTGTGTCCAGGATTCTAATGTTCCTGTCCAATGGATTGGGGGCACTTGGCCTCCTTATATCGAACTTCGGCTTAGACTGTTTGAAAATTGGAGAAGAAAAGCATGACTTAAAAAAGAGGCTGCTACTTCTTGGTGGAGTTTTGTTTTGGATTTCGGGGCTGACTACCTTGGTCCCAGTTTCGTGGGTGGCCTACATCACAGTGCAGGAGTTTTGGGACGAGGACATGCCTGAGATTGTTCCTCGCTGGGAGTTTGGAGAAGCAATGTTTATGGGCTGGTTTGGAGCCTTTTTCCTTGTCCTTAGCGGGTCGTGGCTTGTTTGCATCACTTGTTACACCGATACCCGCTCTTTCCCTGTTCACTATGCTCCCACAGTACAACAGGAACAGTGCCCTTACTTGGAAACTGGATACCCAGACCTGAAAATCTGAAGACTTTAATGAAAATCTCACTGATGGATGAACACACAACCAGATATGTCTTACCTGATTATGTCCAGAATGCTGCACAAATGAAACTGCCGCAAAATGCCTGAGAAACAGTGAGTTTGTGTTGACGAGCCTCGCAACACCTTCAAGGTCAACATTTTAAGTTCGATATCAATGTAGTTACAAGCCCCAGATATCAAAAATCCCTAACAAAAGCAGATAAAAATTAAAAGAATTTCATTATGACACACTGACGTTCGCCAAAAACACGTCAATACTTTAACGTCTACAGAACTTGTATGACTCTATCACGCTTCCCAGAGCCAAGTTGTGTCTCACATTCGTGTGACTCGCTTCAATGCACGTACAGAACCCTCACCTGAAATGTTATTTGTAAAGAAATCTACTGTACTGTCCAACGATGTGTTTGACTTTACCTTGATTATGTTATAGTTTGCAGGTGTTTCATTTCGCAAGTACTTTTTAGTTTGCTATCACCACATATCATTTTGTTTCGAAATTCCCCTGTTTACGATGCTTTCTGTGCCACTAAGTTTTTGTGTGGGCATTTTCTTTCGGGGGAAGGCACGCAGCCAATCTGTATCGCCCCACAAGAAACGACTTTTAGAGAAGCTTTGTTACATTATATTGGCAAAGCACACAGTCGAAGAAAAAGCTCATATTTCATTTCAGAAAAGTGCATATCATCCAGACTCGACCATCTCTCTCATCTGCGTGGGATGCCCTGCCTGCAGGTCTTTGTGTGGCAAATAACTAACTGGAAACCGCGTGCAAGCTGACTATTGAGGCATGGGAATTACATATTCCTTATCTGTTGCCCAGCAAGAAAGTGCACCCTTATCAATAGAAAAATATTGTagtagtttagaaaaaaaaaataagttgtCCTAATTTTGAAGCACAAAACTTTACCTACCTGTCATACTTGCATGTTCTGTGCATTTTGTGCACAGCAAATACTTGAAAATGTTTGAGTGATCTTACTTCAGTACTGTATGTGAAAAATTGTATGGGCAATTCCAATTTCAGAACTAATTACATTTGACTCTTTATAAAGTTTTGTGGTCGTTTTTTGCGTTTTGTGAGTCATGCAAACATTTTCTCAAAGAGCCATCATGCAAGAGCAAATATGCACTGCTGTCTCCAGGCccttttgtgaattcatgaaaacaCATTAGCTAATGCGAAGTTTGGGAAACCTATCTGGCTCTTTTGAAATATATTCATAAAAATTATAGATAATGGGGTGGAAGCAAGATACATCTTTTCCAGAAGTGTACTCCTTTGCTCTTCCTAAGATTAATGACTAtaataccatggggcatatttaaaagaaagtggcgcatcagcactgCGCCCCCCTAACTTCACTGTAGTAGCGCTGTATTTAttatacagcgctaccatggcgcacgttagcaaaATAGCATCATATTTATGACGCAAAATGGCGCTTTGCTGCATTatcaccataaattatggcactagtccagcaaagcacagggaggcacatAGGTCATTATGGGAATGTcagtttaactcctgccctgaataGGCGTTAAAAATGATCGACAAAAATGGAtcagtgaaatcttgtatatttcactgtgccattctttgGGCCTCCGGGAGCTGCGTGGGACCCCCGTTGCATACATCAtagctggtgcaggtataatgtggcaaagggggttacaaagtggcacactgcatgcattgtgccactttgtaagtatggtgcatggcgggggcctccttaacgcctccttagcataaaaaatggcgctagggtgGCGCAAGAAGGTCAAGGGGcatttaaatctgcccctatgttagCACAGCTGTCTGATTCTTTACTCCATGGCGTGAGCAATGTTCCACTTTAAGTGTGACTTGCTTGCTGGAGTCAGTGTTGAAGAGACCAAATGCTAGAGACAGATCATCTGATTCTGGAAAAATGTATGAGTATCAGATTAGTTGTAAAGGAGTACTCTTTAAGTACTCTtccatgcctttgtgaataggcttGGACACGTCCAACTacctattagtaaaattaaaaagAGACACCAGTCCTTCGTACTTTTTCTCACTGTGGATGGCTACTCCTTTGATATTCGCATTGTACAGTAGTACTGGTTCAGTACTGCACTACGTCCACCATGATGCATTTGTGAATGGGCAGCACTACCTCCGCAGTGCCTGTGAGAAAAGGGGCACAGCATCGATGCTGCAGCACAGGTACAAGTAAACTTTACACTACCACAGTGTAATTTTTCATAAAAATGTGCACCGACCGCCTGGGTGGTGAAAAATATGTGTTACCTGTGGTCAGATTCTTTGTGCGCATAGCAGCTTTCCCATATGTgtcgtttgctcgcagtaaatgcttgagacagaaaaataagtgccggccctcaaaataagtggcggtgctccgcaccggaaataacaagcacaaaataagcactgccgCCATCGCCTGATCTGCGCTGTCACGCGCCTTTGTAATGTATCATCTCTGGTTAACGGTAGCTCATACCTGAGTGCTAAATTGACGTGTGCTCTTTATTGTAGTGCTCAGTTGCGAGGCGCAAAACAGCGCTACAATGACCCCAAAAAGCATGGGGGCATCGTGGTTTCAGCAC
This window encodes:
- the CLDN24 gene encoding putative claudin-24, with the protein product MALAKRTMAQLGGVVLALIGWVITCVTTYVPLWKNLNLELNELEFWTMGLWQVCVVQEEVGMECKDYDSFLALPFDLRVSRILMFLSNGLGALGLLISNFGLDCLKIGEEKHDLKKRLLLLGGVLFWISGLTTLVPVSWVAYITVQEFWDEDMPEIVPRWEFGEAMFMGWFGAFFLVLSGSWLVCITCYTDTRSFPVHYAPTVQQEQCPYLETGYPDLKI